The Bacteroidia bacterium genomic sequence GGGTTGGTAGTGTTCCAATTTGCACCCAACAAAATAATTGAAAATTGATAATGGAGAATTGTACATTTGACAAATCAAAAATGAAATTGGAAAATAAAATTCAGGAGGAAAACAAAGCAGTGAAACAGGATTTACCAATCTTGTCATTCACTACCATAAAGGAGTTGAATTCATGGTTGGCAAAACACAATACATCATCAACAGGAATTTGGATACGGCTTTTCAAAAAAAACTCTGATGATATAACAATAACCTATTCGGAGGCACTGGATGTGGCCTTATGTTATGGATGGATTGATGGACAAAAAAAACCATACGATACGAAATCATGGCTTCAGAAATTCACACCCCGAAGATCCAAAAGCATTTGGTCTAAAAGAAATCGGGAACATATTGAACGACTTGAAAAATCAGGGGAAATGAAAGCTGCCGGTATTAAACAGGTAGAGGCAGCAAAAGCTGATGGCAGATGGGAACAAGCTTATGATTCGTCAAGCAACATGGTTGTGCCTGCCGACTTTTTAAAAGAATTGGCTAAGAATAAAAAAACGGAATTATTTTTCAAAACACTTAACAAAACGAATATTTATGCCATTGTATGGCGACTTCAAACAGCAAAAAAACCTGAAACAAGAGATAAGAGGATGAAGGCAATTATTATGATGTTAACAAATGGAGAAAAATTTCATCCCTAAACTAAAGCAGCGTGACTAATTTTTGGGCGCTACAAATAATTAAATTGCTTCATGGAAAGTTTCGTGCTGATTTGAATACGATGCGATAAAACAATTAAAGATTTTATATTTTGCACAATTATTTTATATTTGCAATCTAAATTTGAAATAAGATGCAGTTTAAAAATATTTTTTTACTTATTGGTTTTGCTGCCATTATTACCATTAATTCCTGTGTGAAGGATCGCGCTGCACTTCCTCCCGCTGTAAGCACTACACTTCCCTCTAATTGCGATACTACTAACGTTACCTACACCAATTCTATCGGCACCATTATGACCACGTATTGCAATTCTGGCGGCGCTTGCCATAACAATACGGGACATGGTACACCGTACAACTTTACAACATACGCAGGTGTTTTTGCCAACATGAATAATGGCTCGAATAGCATTTATTACCGCGTTTTTATAGAAGCTTCGAATTCCTCTTTGCACATGCCCAATTCCATCTCAACAGGACCACAATCGCTCAGTGTATGCGACGCGGCTAAATTAAAAGCTTGGATTAACAAAGGCGGTCCGCAGTAATTTCGATTAAATACTTTCTTAGAGGTTTCGAAAAAATATTTTTTGAAACCTCTTTTTCTTGGCTCATTATTCTTTAAAAATAGCATTTCTACGTAGAATGTTTTATGTTTGTTGAATGATTTTTTCGACAAAAAAAACAATTTGGGCAGTTCTGTTATTCTTATCTATTTTCGTATTCAGCAGTTGCTGGAGGCACGGGCGTCCACCAAGTAATCCCTATCTAAATTCAAAACACAAACCAAGCGATGTACTTTCTCAAGAATACAAAGATTCGCAACATCAACAATTACGAGATTCTAAAAAATTATACAAAAAAAATGAAAATAATTCCTCGCATTAATCATGGTTGAAAAAATAATTTTTCGAATGCTTTTTTTAGTGATTTATTTATTGTCCTTACTTCCTTTTTGGATTATTTATTTCTTGTCTGATTTCTTATTTTTTTTACTTTATTATTTAGTTGGATATCGAAAAAAAATAGTTTTTCAGAATTTAAAAAATACGTTTCCTGAAAAAACAGAGCAAGAAATTTTAGTTCTCTCCAAAAAATATTTTCGGTACATGAGCGATTTAATTTTTGAGACTATTAAAATTGCTTCCATGACAAAAAAAGATTTTCAGGAACGTTGTATCATCGAACCCGAGACAATAAATCTTTTCAATGAATTGTATGCACAGAAAAAAAACATGCTTTTTGTGATGGGGCATTTCGGGAATTTTGAATGGTGCGGACATCCTTTTAGTTTGCTCCATAAACATCAACTGTACGTCATTTACCGTCCGCTTTCCAATAAACTTTTTGATAAATTGATGTATCAATTGCGCGCTCGTTTCGGAACCATACCTGTTACAACCAACGATATGGTGCGTACTATGATTGAAAAACGGAATGAAATAAATGTAACTGCTTTTATTGCTGATCAAACGCCAGCACCTGAAAATGCTTATTGGACAACCTTTTTGAACCAAGAAACACCCGTTTTTACAGGTACAGAAAAGATTGCACGCAAATTTAATTATCCACTTATTTTTGTGAATGTAAAACGCATCAAACGCGGTTATTATTCTGTTAATACAGATAGATTTCCTAAAAACCCTGCCGATACAACTGAAGGAGAAATCAGCGAATGGCATACCAGAAAGTTAGAACAAGAAATTATTCGTCAGCCGGAAATTTGGCTCTGGTCACACCGCAGATGGAAACACAAAAGGAGAAAGTGAAGCCTTTTATTTTTTGCAGATATGAGACATAAAAAAACGCCTTGTATTTTGTACAAGGCGTTGTAGGTTTTAAAAGTGATTGTGTTACTTGCTTGTTTTATTTAACCAAGGATACATGTCCGATGTATTGGTGCGATTTATCAAACACATCCAACAATTCCACTTTCCAAACATATACGCCAATCTGTGCTATTTTCGTTCCACCCAATGCTATTCCATTCCATTTACCATTCAAATCATTGGTATGATAAATTAAATTTCCCCATCTGTCAAAAATCCACATTTCATAGGTTTTAATTCCATATCCTGTTCCAAAAAAAGTATCATTTTTTCCATCTCCGTTAGGCGTAAAAGCATTCGGTGCATAAAATGTAAAAATGGGTTTTATATCGATTGGAATACTCACGCTATCCATACAACCGTATTGGTTGATAACAATTAATTGTACATTAAATATGCCTGTATCTGCGTAGGTATGCGTCGGATTGTTATCTATTGCGCTCCATGTTAGCGTATCTCCATCTCCGAAATTCCAATGCCAC encodes the following:
- a CDS encoding lysophospholipid acyltransferase family protein, with amino-acid sequence MLFLVIYLLSLLPFWIIYFLSDFLFFLLYYLVGYRKKIVFQNLKNTFPEKTEQEILVLSKKYFRYMSDLIFETIKIASMTKKDFQERCIIEPETINLFNELYAQKKNMLFVMGHFGNFEWCGHPFSLLHKHQLYVIYRPLSNKLFDKLMYQLRARFGTIPVTTNDMVRTMIEKRNEINVTAFIADQTPAPENAYWTTFLNQETPVFTGTEKIARKFNYPLIFVNVKRIKRGYYSVNTDRFPKNPADTTEGEISEWHTRKLEQEIIRQPEIWLWSHRRWKHKRRK
- a CDS encoding YdeI/OmpD-associated family protein — encoded protein: MKLENKIQEENKAVKQDLPILSFTTIKELNSWLAKHNTSSTGIWIRLFKKNSDDITITYSEALDVALCYGWIDGQKKPYDTKSWLQKFTPRRSKSIWSKRNREHIERLEKSGEMKAAGIKQVEAAKADGRWEQAYDSSSNMVVPADFLKELAKNKKTELFFKTLNKTNIYAIVWRLQTAKKPETRDKRMKAIIMMLTNGEKFHP